In Rutidosis leptorrhynchoides isolate AG116_Rl617_1_P2 chromosome 6, CSIRO_AGI_Rlap_v1, whole genome shotgun sequence, the DNA window GCATCATTTATGACTTAAAACAAGTCTTCGATGGTTACGCCTTTTTCTGGTCGCCCACTGTTGAAGGATAAGAATCTACAGTTCTAAAAATACATAATAAAATACCTTGATAAATATACAAACTAAAATACCTTGATAGGATACCAACATCATTTCAACACATGCAAATCAACCTCCACAACTGCCCAGCAGTTGAGCCATTACTtgagtatctaataagtaataccAATGTCATTTTAATATAAAATGCAGCCCAGAAGTTGGCCCATATAGTGTATGATAGGTACTTAACTAACAAAAACATTTAAGAAGTTAAAGAACAATGAGACCATGATTCAATAACTCTCTTTTACTTGAAATTATCCGAAAAGTAAGAAACTTTTTTTAGCAGTGGACACATGTATCGCCAATAGCCATTGCACCAGGTTTAAGGCAAAGGCTAGTAACATTGGCGAATAAGCAAGAGAAAAATGAACCTGGTTTTCCTCTATCACCTTTTATCTTCAGCTTCAAAGCATTATACCCCATTTTCCTGAAAGTCAAAAACTTATGTTTATACCGTCATTTCAAATAAATAAATCTTTTCTAAAACTACATGATCTATAGAAAAAAAGCAAGTTTTTAAGTATAAGAATATGAATTCTTACTACTTTGACATCATTGGCTAGACCCAGGTCAGATAGTGAATTTTCTGATATACAATTTACATGCACAATAACACCATTGTCGTTATTCCCAACCAGACCATTTGTTAAATCTAGGTACACAGCTCCTTTAAACATCCATTTATTCCTTTCTAGACTGTAGTAATCGTCAAACATTTCGCCACATAAAACGCATACGCATTGGCTTTCATCGGCATTAACCATCATCTCGCCATTAATCTCCAATGCCTCTGCTGTACAATCAATCGGTGTTGGGCCCCCATTAATCCAATTTTCAGAACTCGAAAACCAACTTCTTGACGTGCTCGATTCACAATTCTTCAATGTATGCCATTCCATGTGTCTATCAAACCGTTCTTGAAGCTTAAACCTTAAACCACATATGATACATTGATGTGGAAGTTCATCAATTAGCTCACTTATCACATTAGGATGAAACTCCTTAATTACATCAGCCTTAAAGTTCAAACCAATAAGACCCTTCACTTCTTCATTTATAGAGACAGTATTTTTATCTGCAGTACTTTTAACTGCAGTACTTTTAGTGACAGTATTTATAACAGGCTTGGATGGAACTGGTTTACTGCTAGTGGATGAAACAGATAACACTGAAGATTCTAAAGCTGGAGAATCATTAATTGGGCTCGGGCTTGGGCTTGGGCTTGGGCTGTTTGAATTATCATCTTTATTTGCAGATATTAAGCCTTTTGCAACCAATGTGCTCAAAAGACTCGAAACATGATTTGGTGCAGAATTAGTGATGGTTGGACTCGATGTTGAAGGAACGGGTTTGTTAGCAAAAATGTTGCTAACAGCAGCTAACAAACTACTTGAGCTGGATGTTCCAAGTATATCAGAAACGGAAGATTTTGGATGGGCCATGGATGAACTAACCATAGGGTTTGCAACGGGTTCAGAAACAGGTTCGGGTTGATAAGGTGGAAGAGGAGTGTGTTTTATAGGTAATGAAGGTGATGGTGGACGTAAATTGTGAAGCTGTGATTTTCGAGAGTTAGAAAGTCCCGTGTTTATTTGACGTCGAGATCGAACATCTATATCTGCATCTGTTTGACCTTGGTCAGATAAATCATCCAGTAACCTACTCGACTGGTACTGTAAGTGTGGATGTTGACGAGGTGGTGCCGATGTTTCAATTTTAGTTGACAGTCTTTCAGGTTCTAAATACAACCGTGGGTCCCTCTTCGAGCTAGGAATCGCCGCAATGGAGCTCGCATCATCCCACATGTATTCCTCTTCCTCCGAGTTCTTCCAGCTCCTAGTTGCTTCGCGGCCACCTACTTTTTTAATTGGCGGTAACTTAACATCAGAAGTTGCAGATCTAGGAACCGAATAATTCGGCAATCCATGCTTAATGTCAAAAGAGTTTCTTGCATTCCTAGATCGTTCACTTGATATATCAGAACCAAAATCAAAATTGTTATATTTTGCGGTATTGTTCTCATGCGTCAGATCGCTATCCACGTCTCTTTGTATCTGCTGAATATTCTGCAAATTTTGTAATGCTGTTTAGCATTATCTTCAATTATtaacaattaattaaattaatacaaAATAAAATTATCCAGTATCATACATGCAACTTTAGCCGAGGATCAGCACGTGCCCTCTGAGGATTAATAATGGCTG includes these proteins:
- the LOC139851620 gene encoding polyadenylation and cleavage factor homolog 4-like, with protein sequence MEMDNNSRGRSFDRSSRNPNTLKKPRLITEEPAILRSNIKNNNNSNGNNRPIAQRQLVGFRTAAERGGDGDGDGYEPQSLSQIKQQQHQELVSQYRTALAELTFNSKPIITNLTIIAGENVQAAKAIAATICNNIVEVPSDQKLPSLYLLDSIVKNIGRDYIKHFSAKLPEVFCKAYRQADSAVHSGMQHLFGTWKGVFPPQTLQSIERELGFQSAGNGSSSVLTTSRPESQPQRPARSIHVNPKYLEARQKLQQSTREKVVASDPTPILIHSSEDTGRQDRMAAIINPQRARADPRLKLHNIQQIQRDVDSDLTHENNTAKYNNFDFGSDISSERSRNARNSFDIKHGLPNYSVPRSATSDVKLPPIKKVGGREATRSWKNSEEEEYMWDDASSIAAIPSSKRDPRLYLEPERLSTKIETSAPPRQHPHLQYQSSRLLDDLSDQGQTDADIDVRSRRQINTGLSNSRKSQLHNLRPPSPSLPIKHTPLPPYQPEPVSEPVANPMVSSSMAHPKSSVSDILGTSSSSSLLAAVSNIFANKPVPSTSSPTITNSAPNHVSSLLSTLVAKGLISANKDDNSNSPSPSPSPSPINDSPALESSVLSVSSTSSKPVPSKPVINTVTKSTAVKSTADKNTVSINEEVKGLIGLNFKADVIKEFHPNVISELIDELPHQCIICGLRFKLQERFDRHMEWHTLKNCESSTSRSWFSSSENWINGGPTPIDCTAEALEINGEMMVNADESQCVCVLCGEMFDDYYSLERNKWMFKGAVYLDLTNGLVGNNDNGVIVHVNCISENSLSDLGLANDVKVENGV